CGTAGATCCATTGACGCCGTGTAGATGGGTATCGTAGATGGGCAACCCAGGCATTGGATGAAATCAGGAAAATTTGACCAAGTGTAGAACCACGACGAtcattgacggtccgtcgatcaattGACGGACCATACTGGTAAACCATAGAATGAGATTGCGAGGGTTCAGTGCTTGATTtttgaagattctaagtatggagtTATGGAGGGGCATTGAAGGACCGTCGATTGATTGACAGACCGTACTGGTGGTCCGTCATTTGATTCAGAGAGGTTAGATTTTGGatgctaaaatattttctaagtccTGGTTGGTTGAAGGGACTTACGGACCGTAGATCAATTGACTGTCCATAAGTCAGTCTCTTAGATTGAAGACGCGTGCCTGAACaaacttttatcattttttcccTTTCTGATTAGGagtttttttctataaataggttATGttaacctcgtttttggggttggcTACTATTGTTATTGTTCTAGTTTGAGACTTTGGAGAttaatttttgcaaaatttagcaacttttgatttattaagtTGATTTTGAAGATTTTGGTGTTGATATTCAAGTTGAAATTCCAggtttatttttctcattatttaagttcataattttttcatctaaaataaTGAACTGTGTTCTTGTGATTacgggtaactaaactccacaactgagattgtgggaaccatgagcaaTTAACAACGTATGAATAGTAATGAAGCAATCTTCGAATAgtattttgaatgaattaataagactttcgtttagaagtatttttcGCAGTTGTAAACGTCAAAActtgccttgttgctacttgccggaccaaggaggtagttaataaggaaacaattatcaacatagatttagtttgatactatctaatagtctagtgtcgattggtgcgacaGTGAAAACTAAGCCATACATTAATGTGATTTCTAAAATGAAGAAAGGTAAGGGTTATTAAATTCTACACAAGTAActggaccaaggtacggggtgaaattctttaTATGTTGGACGACGGATTTAaacatacataacttatcactttgcgaGTAATACACTAGGAAGGGATCACTATTACTAGGATTACCGCATTATGAGCTCGTGGAGAACACGTCCCTTGTTACTTTCTCATTTTGATAACAACCAAAGTTAATTCTTACTTACTTGATAACTTCATAATCTTAGGATTTTGTTTCACAAACCCCCTCCCTTGTTTACTTACTTGTTTCAGAAATACCTTGACTAAACGAATATAATTATGGGTTAaaattaagtctaaaccatattCCTTATAGGATCAACCCCAACCTATTAattgagttctttacttcatAACAATCTCTTATGCTTCTTTATGGAGGTGTAATTTAGAAGTTGGGATTGAGTGGGGTAAACGGATCGTGAGTGAtagggtgaagtttgagtaacCCAACTTACGATTTTGCTTTGGGGTTTTCTTTCCAGTGTtatttttccccaagagactgttTAAATTTCTGTTGAACTGGCATATATTAGGATTGTATGTGTAGAAGCAAGAAAGATTGAAGTATGATGGCTTGTGAAAAATGAGACTAGTCCAAAATTTGTGATATATCCTTGAATTTGTAGGATAAGATAAGTTGAATTTGTAGGCTCTAAATATTACATGATAATGCACCAACTGCATGACCCGAGGCTAATGATGGGCATTTTatggcagtcactactcgaggggttaagcaaaccattgatccatCTATGCCATCTGGGTGGAGATTGATGCTAGAAAAGATACTGAGGTGACAGAGATTATTAGAGAGCACGACAATGTAATTGAAAAAGAAGATGTGATCACATCCCTTTACAAGGACTCCACCTCCCTTTCCTCAAATATTAGCAAAGAAAACCGAAGAAGGAAAATACCGCAGGTTCATCACTATTCTAAAatagctttccatcaatgttcTATTGATAGAAGATCTAGAGAAAATGCCTGGTTATGCAAAGTTTATGAAGGATATGATTATAAAGAAGAGATATGTGAGTTTTGAGGATAACGATAAGTTGCAACATTGTAGTTCTATTGCTATAAGATCCTTTGTAGAGAAAAAACAAGATCATGGTGCTTTCACTATCCCTTGTACCATTGGGTTGTTGCACTTCGCCAAGGCACTATGTGATCTTGCTGCTAACATAAATCTCATCCCATTGACCATTTACAAGAAATTGGGATTGGGTGATGCGAAACCCACTACGGTGCGGTTGATCACGACGGATAGAATTGTGAAGAGGCTTATTGGAGTTCTACATGACGTGCTAGTgaaggtggagtcattcatTTTTCTAAgcgattttgttattcttgattgtgaggttgacTTTGAGGTTCCCATTATCCTTGCAAGACCATTTCTCGCCACTGgcatgttttggttgaaatgAATAAAGGGCAGATGAAGTTCAGGcttaacaatgaagaagcaactttcgatatttgtaggtccattaagtagagtggtgagatccaatcggTATATGCCATTACTTTTAAAAGTGAGAGTGCTTCGAAGGTGCAATTCAATGAGAAACTGGGTATTGAGGCATTagaagtagtgataatgaactTTGAGAGTGATTTCATCGAAGTGTATGATGAGTTGGTGGCTGAACTTGATAGGTGCGAATATCGATCAAAACTTAAAAAGATGGAGTTGGATATGAAAATTCGTGAGACTCCACCAGCGAGACCATCTATGGAAGAGAAACCTAAATTGGAACTTAAGTCTCTACCCCACATTTGAGTTTTGCATTATTTGGTATGGATGAGACACTCTTGGTCATTATTGCAGCGAATCTTAATGGGTGACAATTCGAGTGTTTAGTACCGGTGCTAAAGATGTTCAAGTGAGTTATTGAGTGGACTATTccaaatattatcaaaatccTCCCGGTATTTGTTGCCATAAAACTGATCTCATGACGGATCATAAGCCCACTATTGAGCATTAGAGAATAATCAGCCTATGCAAGAGATAGtgaaaaaggaaattatttAATGGTTGGATGCTAAATTCATCTACCCTATTGCAGACAGTAGTTGGGTATGTCATGTTCCGTGTGTGCCTAAGAAGGGTGGTATTATTGTGGTCCTAAATGAACTAAACAAGCTTGTGCCGATGCGACCGATGACCAGATGGAGAGTTTGCCTAGATTACCGGAAATTGAGTATTTGGAtagagaaggaccattttcatATGCCCTTCATTGATCAGATGCTGGATAGACTTGTAGGATATGGATGGTACTGCTTCCTTGATGGGTTTTCGAGCTATAATCAAATCTCTATAGCCCCGGAATACCAAGATAAAACCACCTTCACTTGCCCCTATTCGACCTTCGTATATAAATGCATGCCatttgggttgtgtaatgctCTAACAACCTTCCTGTACTACATGATGTCGATTTTCTCCGACATGgttgaggacactattgaggtattCATAGATGATTTCTCAGTAATTGGTGACTCTTTTGATAGATGCTTCGATGATCTGGCTGCGGTATTGAAAAGGTGTGAAGATTGCAGTTTAGTGCTAAATTGGGAGAAGTGTCACTTTATGGTAAAAAAGGGCATAATGTTGGGATACCGGATTTTTGAGAAAGGTATTGAGGTGTATAAGGACAAAGTTGAAGTAATAGAAAAGCTTCCTCCACCTATCTCGATAAAAGGTTTGAGAAGTTTTCTAGGGCATGCAGGTTTCTATTGGAGGTTCATAAAAGATTTTTCGTAAATTacacatcctttgtgcaagcTGCTTGAAAATGAGAGTAAATTTCACTTTGATGATGCTTGTGTGATAGCAtttgaagagttgaagaagaagttggTCTCTGCCTCCATCATCATTGCTCCAAATTGGGGGGAACCGTTTTGAAGtcatgtgcgatgctagtggggtggcACTTGACGTGGTATTGGGGCAAAGGCCTGGGAAGATACTTCACCCTATTTACTATGCAAGCAAAGCTCTAAATGCAACAAAAAAGAATTACATTGTTATAAAGAAGGAGCTTCTCGCCGTGGTGTTTGCATTTGAGAAATTTTGCTCTTATTTGCTTTGGACAGCAGTCATAGAGCACGCCGACCATTCGGTGTTGAGGTATTTCATGGACAATAAGGATGCAAAACTATGACTCATTCAAAGGGTGTTGTTGTTGCAAGAATTTGATTTTGTGGTGAAAGTCGCAAGGGGACAGAGAACCAAATCGCTGATCACTTGTCTAGATTGGAGGATGACGATTAACTTGAGCTTGTTCACAAGGGTGAGATCAATTCCATGTTCCCAGATGAAAAGGTATTGGCTGCTTCCCATGACCTCATTCCTTAGTTTTCTGGTTTTGCTAATTATTTGGCAAGATATTTTTGGTACCTCCGGATCTGTCATCTCACCAAAGGAAGAAGCTCATGCATGATGTAAataagttcttttgggatgagtcATACTTGTATTGTAGTTGTGCTGATGGGATTATTCATCGATGTGTGCCCGAGATTGAGATGTTGAGATTTCTTGAGCCGTTGCATTCATTACCTGTTGGGGGAATCATAGTGGTATTCGGACTGCACATAAAATTTTACATTGTGGATACTATTGggcaaccatccaccaagactCTCATGATTTTGCCAAGTCTTATGATTGTTTCCAAAGAGAGGGTGGGATTTCAAAGAGGAAAGATCTTCCTATGAACCCAATAATGGTGATCGAGTTATTTGACATATGGGTAACTGATTTTATGGAGCCATTTGTGAGTCCATATGAGATGAAATATATTCTAATTGCGGTTGATATTTAACTGGGTGGAAACAATTGTGCTCCTTAACAATGAAGGCAAGAGTGTCGCCGCATTTTTTAATGGAATATCTTCtccagatttggcaccccaagggaaATTATCAGTGATGGAGGTTCCCACTTttgcaataattttttaaaatgttgctTGAGAAGTATGGTGTCTGCCACAATGTAGCTACTCCTTACTATCCACAGACTAGTGGGCAAGTCGAAGTGTCCAACAGAGTCATAAATCCAATTTTGGCAAAGACTTTGAATGCCAACAATACAGATTGGTCAAGGAAACTTCATGATGCTTTATGGGCCTACCGCAccgcatacaagactcccataagtatgtctccataccaacttgtatatggaaAGTCTTGCCATTTGCCTGTAAAGCTAGAGCATAAAACCATGTGGACAATGAAAAAGCTTAACTTGGATTGGGGAGCCGCATCAACTCAAAGGGTGAATGACTCGCTCAATGAATTTCGCCTTAAAACCTTTGAAAGTGTAGCCTTGtataaagagaagatgaagaagtaccatgatcAAAGGACTGAAAAACAAGATTTTGTATTGGAGATACTGTACTtctattcaattctaggttgagcttatttccgggcaagctcaagtccaagtgATTTGGACCATTTTTACTCAAGAAAGTGTTACCACATGGAGCAGTGGAGCTTAAGAATAGTAAAGGAGAAAGGTTCACAATAAATGGACAGAAGATCAAGCTTTATCTTGGAAATGTGGAGATTGTGCAACAAGTGATTGAGGTCTGTTATcttgatgaagtttgagtaatcaagagtcttGCGTCGTGTCACGTTGTTAAATCAAGCGGtacttgggaggcaacccaatgtGTAAAATCTATCCAACCATAGGTTTATAATTCCTGTCAAgtagttttcttttgtttatttgatttcttGTACCAGCATAGTTGGTTGTTAATGTTTGGTTTTAGTGTTGGCTAGATATAGCATAGGGTACGTGTCTAAAATGTGtccacaaaatataaaaagatggCTACTTGTTTTTACATGTGCAGGAGCTCAAGTCAAGATCTATAGGAAATGGTTTGGGGCAGAGGTCTacggaccccatcgacggtccatcaatccatcgacggaccgtgaaTGGCGTCTGTAGATCCCATGTATGATTCTAATTTTATCGATGTCAGAGTAATTGACATCCCCATTGACTGACAATCAATCGATCCACATACCGTCAATGGGGTCTCATAGGTCCAACCTCCAGCCTGTCGACCCGACCCAAACTCCCTAATTTAAGAATTCCACCATTCAAATTaatttcccacttccatttttGACCCCCAAAATCGTTTCTCCTTATCCCATCTCCCTTAAATTACTCCCCAAATCACTCATCCACTCCCATAAACCATCCAAATCCCATTCcccaaaattcaaactttatctCTACCAAACCCTCCCCCATCTCATTCCCATAAGTTCAGTGTCCGGGTTCAGTGCTCGTAGGAAGCTTTTTATGGTAGTGAATAATAGTTCCATCACAGCTCCTTATTTCTTGTAAGATAATAAGACTTCCCCTCAATTTTTGATTCTTAGATTGAACATAGGAAGTTTAGAGTCGGATTTTGACCTTGGGGGTTTGTTTACTGAAAAAGCATGCTAGAATTAAACTTGTGAACACACTTGGTATAATTAATAATGATTGCGTCTAATCCTATTACCTGTAAAATGTGTGTTTAAGTCTAAATATAAGTTCTGACCTAGGGTTCCATATTTTGTCTGAAATAACCATAAACATGGATGAATTGGACCCCTAAGGATGACGAACTAGCATAGTATATGTTGAAATGCATGAGAAGAGTAGGAGAATGTTTAAAATGATCACAAACTTGGGACCATTAATTGGAAAGAGTTATTTAATGTGACATAAACCTCATCCACGAGACCCCGTCTATGGACCTTCGAtcaattgacggaccgtcgattaaTCAATAAACCGTCGATTGGGTCCGTGGATTGATACACAAACAAATTTCACtaagtaataaatgaaaaatgtagaCTACAGTTAATCGATTGATGGAGGGACCATTCTTCACACGCCTTGTTTCTATTAGAGACCAATACTTTTAGCCCTTCGATCCATCGAGGGGTTCCATGGACCGTAGATCAGTCTACGGACCGTCAACCCCACCCTCAATGACAATTGAAGCCactatttgtaaatttttagtttattttggtACTAATAACCCTTCCACATGTACCATGGCACCCAAGAGGCAAGTGGTATACACAAGAAAGGGAAAATTCTAGTTGACTGCCCCGACTCTCTAGTTGATCGGAACACAAATACCTCACCCACTTCACCCAAGACTACTAGAGGCACCCCCCTAGAAGGTGAACCTCGacatagtcactgcctcctaatctgatgaggagcgcacactgatcGACTCACCAACTGGGGCTTCTTTTAGTTCTGAGGGTGAATCCACATCTGGATCCGAGTTATTCACTGTTTCGGGCTCTGTGTTTGACCATTCTTCAGGGTCCAAGTTGGCCCATGCTTTAAGCTCCAGTTCTAAAGGAGCCACATGGCCAAGAAATAATGAACAAGAAGCCTTGCCTGATGAAGCTACTAGATCGAAAGCAGCATAACACAAAGAAATGATGATCCTTCTCTAGTGGCCGGTAAGACAAATATATGGGTGTTGAGGGTCAATGACATGTCTATCGAAATTCCAAGATGCTGATTGATAAGGAGATGATGTTCCGATTGATCAATGAGGAGTGTTGATTCCTCACAGGGAGCTTGCATACAGTTCCAGAGGTACACCAGATGTTTAAACTCCACAAGTGCAACTGGATGGCGCGGTACCTTGGTTCATACAATGAGGAGATTGGTTCTATGCTTCCTATGCTGCCACTCTTAATGGTCGATCACAAGCAGGCAAAGCCCGCAAAAAAGGACCCTCTCACTTACACCATGGTTCGAGGTTGCCGAGTGGAAATCTCACAGGACACCATTCGACGGTTTTCATAAGACCCTATAACTGGTCTAGATTGGGCCGTAAATGCTGCAGAGTTTGATTATAGGTAGGACATAGTTTGGACCGTAACTTTCAAATGAGTGCTAAGAATGGAAGGTTGTTGCGGATGGAGAGTGTGCAGAGTGGGTCACAGCACCCCGAGGGGGCATTAGAAAGGCCATGCTAAAATTTGTGGCCAAATTCTTCTGGTTGTTGGTGCAAAACAAAGTCTCACCCACAAAGAGTGACAATCAACTCACATGGGACAGGGCAGTCATGGTTGCATCATTAGTAGCCGGGTTGGATATTGATTTTGCTCATATGATGATGGCAGAGATTCACAAGAGGACATTCAAGACCTCTATGACTTAATTCTTTCCTTGTTTGATCTTTAAGCTGCGCAGCGATTCTGGAGTTATGATTGGGATAAACTGATACACCCGACTGGCAAATTAGATAAAGGAATCATCAGACATGAGGCTAAAATTGCGGCACCTCGCAGTAAGGCCCCGGGTTGAGGTCCCTTCCTTGGGCAAAAATCTTGCAGATACGGTGGAGCATGCACAGATAAATGACCCCACCATACCATATCACACCGACACTGCCCCAACCTTCTCTTCTCATACCGCTAGTAGGGCCCGCAGATCGTCCTGGTCCACGCCACCGGCAACAACTGCTGTTATCTCATTGGCCAGGTTCCAGAATTTAGAGGCTCAGATGGCCACTTTGATGCACCATATCCACCCGTGGATAAAGAAATCCATAGCAAAGGCTGAGACCCCAATAGAAAAAAGGGTATGtaaacctcattttttgaattgactactattgttattgttatagtTTGAGACTTTGAAGAGTAATTTTTGCAAACCTTAGAAACTATTGATTTCATAAGTTGATTTTGAAGATTTTGGTGTTGATATTTAAGTGGAGATTCCAGGTTTATTATTCTCATTATGTAAGTTCATAATTCTTTCATCTAGAATAAGGAATTATGTTCTTTTgattatgggtaactaaactccacaaCTAGGATTATGGGAACCATGAGAGATTAACAATGTATGAGTAGTCATAAGGAAATCTTCGAATAGTGTTTatcatgcattgataattctttcatttaaaagtatttttagcGGTTGCAAACGTTAAAACTCATCTTGTTGCTACTTGTCAAACCAAGAAGGTATTTAATAAGAaatgaattatcaacatagatttagtttaatactatctaatagtctagtgtcgattggtgcgacggtgaaaactaagtcatacatcaatTTGATGCCGactatgaggtaaaggtaaggattAGTAAATTTTACACACGTAGACTGaccaaggtgcggggtgaaattcttTAGATGCCGGATGAAGGATTTAAAGATagataacttatcactttgcatgtaatacactaTGAAGGGATTGCTATTACTAGGATCACCGCGTTATGAGCTTATGGGGAACACGtacaccctagttactttctcaTATTGATAACAACCGATGTTAATTCTTGCTTACTTGATAACTGCATAATCTTAGGAATTTccttcacacacacacacaccttgTTTTCTTACTTGTTTCGAAAATACCTTGACTAAATGAACATAATTGTGGGTTAaaattaagtctaaatcataTTCCTCGTGGGATTGACCCCAACCTATCAGTTGGATCTTTACTTGATAACGACCGCTTATGCTTCTTTaaggaggtgtaatttgagcgtatcacaagccatgtgttatttttatttaccatGCAACCTTTTAATTATGTCATATAAATACATACATCAAGACTTTCGTTTAAAAAGGTCATCTTGACATCCATTTGCCAAATCATTATTATAATGAGCAGGAATGGGTAAGAGAATTCTAATGGATTTAAGTATGGTATCGACGAAAAAGTTTTCTCATAATCAATTGCTTCTTTTTGAGTAAACCCTTTAGCAATAAGACAAGCCTTAAAAGTTTTCACATTTCCATCCATACATCTCTTTTTGTTGTAGATCCACTTACAACCAATAAGTTTAACACCTATTGGTGGTTCCAA
The window above is part of the Solanum pennellii chromosome 5, SPENNV200 genome. Proteins encoded here:
- the LOC107019499 gene encoding uncharacterized protein LOC107019499; translated protein: MPGYAKFMKDMIIKKRYVSFEDNDKLQHCSSIAIRSFVEKKQDHGAFTIPCTIGLLHFAKALCDLAANINLIPLTIYKKLGLGDAKPTTVRLITTDRIVKRLIGVLHDVLVKVESFIFLSDFVILDCEVDFESGEIQSVYAITFKSESASKVQFNEKLGIEALEVVIMNFESDFIEVYDELVAELDRCEYRSKLKKMELDMKIRETPPARPSMEEKPKLELKSLPHI